In Glycine max cultivar Williams 82 chromosome 10, Glycine_max_v4.0, whole genome shotgun sequence, the DNA window GCTCGAAAATGGTGGGTTTGGGTATAGTAGCGGCATGTAACTTTATACCTGGAATGACACTAGATTGGACCAGAAAATCATTCTCCATTCACAATCACCCATATCATCTTTAATCCCAATACTACAGCCAAGTTAATCTGTTACCTGCATCCAGTCCCTTTTTTAAGCATTGATAAGTTACACAGAGAAGCTTCGATCTATTCAGTTGACTTGCTCATTTCCTAAACTGAATTCATCCACGACGAAACTTATATTAACTTTCCCATTTTTTCCTTAATCGAAACATACTGATTAGTTTTGGCACCGACAACTCACAAAAGTGAACAATTACTGGAAGGGATTACATGACAAGTTCATAATAAAGGTACCAAGTTTGGTGGATGCAATGACCTGGTTTCATCCGTCAAGAAACTACAAATAAACAAGAAACACAATCTATACAAAGACCAAAGTTCACTAAGGGTCAATGTGTTTTATTCTCCATCATGCTTATTTCCCACAAAGTGACCTTGCCGGGTTGTGTGAAGGATAAACTCAGCCCTTTTGAGAACCTTCAGGTTTCtacatagaaaagaaaaaaaagtgttagaTTGATGgagtgaaagaaaaagagaataacATAAGATCCGCAATAAAATTTCAATGCCACCAAGTTGCTAGAAAACAGATGCAATAAGTAAATCTAGGTAACCACCCCACCAACACTGCTATGCACATGTGTGGCATATGGTAGCCCGCAATGGGAAAAGATCCCCCTTTGGTTCACAGCAAATTGAGTTTGATAaccaaaaaatgcaaaaacaaaatattaaagaacGGAACTGTATCAGCAATCAGCATTTCAGATTCAGAAGTAAAGAATTTTAATGCAGTCCCTTCAAGGGTATACCATTTCACGCACCTTAAACATGGCATCGAATTGATagcaaaaataaagagagaaaagtgtAAGGCTAAGGCTTGAATTCATTCCATGTATGATATAATGATGAGCCTAGCAGAGTATCAAAGGGATTTTGCAAATGATCTCAAATCAATTGTTCATTATATGGAAAATGAGCATAATTGCGTAACAAAGGTATACACTCTGGGTAGTCCCTCCTCCCCACAAAACAGAAATGGAAGAAACAAGCTTCAAGTCATGTCATGATTCACATGAACGGTAAGTAAGTTGAGTGTTTTTGTAAAAGATGGAAAAtggatattcaaaattaaaagaaataagcagAAAGcaacataatattctcaaaataaaaacagtGGATGGTGGCAGAAAAGGTAACAGACACAGCAATGGCCCACAAATCTAATTTATCCCCACGAACAAAAGGATTCGTATTCGTAGAAGcgaaaggaagaagagaagcgTGTCCTGTACCTTATCAGCAGCAGCATCTTTGCCCTTGTCTGCCTTGGTCTTCTCAGCCTGTTGCTTCTGTTTCTCCAACCTCTCCCTCTCCCATTTCTGCACACAAACACAAAGTAGTACTTCAACGTTAAGAAGATGGATCTCGAGATCCGACCCGACCCGAATAGGGTGAAAGTGGAAGTACCTACCTGGATGTAGACGTTTTCTTTGGCCTGTTCCTCCTCGCTGAGAACGCGACCCTTGTCGCTGAAGAAGCGACTGAAAGCCCCTCGATTTGCTGAGTCCATCAAACGAGTCACGGATCCTCGACTCACCCACGATCTCATAGCCATTAGTGGAGGCGGTGCTtgttagaaagaaaagaaagagtcaAAAGACAACTATCTAGAACTTTCGATTTATATATTCACTATCCTCGGACGTGTCACTGTGTCAAACTCAACCCGGATAAAActcaccaaacacaacaacccACAACTCACAACTATTTAACTAAGTATTTCTTAAGAATCTTTTGTTCTTATCCATTTATTTGGAATATAATAGTagcaattaataattaacaaatttaataatagTTCAACCTATACTATATAATGGTACATGCAAGACTCCAACATTTTGATTTATTAGCAATCAATTAATtgatcaattatattataaaataattaatgttattatatgtaatattaaattttttaatatatataagtttatataataaattttatgacaattaattttcatttaataattaaatttttacatatataaatttttatttaaaaaatatatatatatatatatatatataatattattagatcaaaattaattataaaaaataaaaatatacttaatgtaataattataaaaatctataatcaaatttattaaaaaaacattaaaaatactttttaaatttttttaaaaaaaaattaattaatacaaattGACAATCCATATATTTATTagctgaaataattttaaaaaagggcGTGCATGTGCCAATTTGTAGTGCCCATTAAGAGTAAGCTATGTGAAGGCCTATGACGGTAGCAGTCCAGCTTCCTGTTGCTTCCTGTGCTGTTGGCATAATTGGGCTAGGCTAGTCTGCTTGGGCTTTTGTTATTTCCAGACTCCTTATACTTAAGTTCACCCCCCCAAGTTTGTAAGAAATTACCCTAACCTTTTCCCTCCCTCTCCCCTGCTCACTCGCTAAGATCTTTAGCACATAGAAGATCCCTTTGTCTTGATGTTCCTTCCACAAACGGATAAACCTCTTATCACTGTTGTCACGTTAGTCACAAACATAATGAGGAACTGTGGACAAAATTGCATTTGCTGCTCCTCCCAATTTATTTAGTAGACGACTCTTCCAAGAAGCTAACCTTGACTTTATTTGCTCCACAATGTGATTCAAGTCTGCTCTCTGAATTGTTTCATGCACAATCTTAAAcaccattttttttagttactaTATGAATCTCCCATTTTTTTATGGTACAATTTATTTAGATTGAAcgataaaatgaaaaaactaaaataactaaatcagataatttttttattaaaaatcaatccGTGAATATCTTtgtctaaaattttatataaaaaattcaaattcagtttgattcttaataatttaagactttttaaaaatacatgtatgaccatgaatattaaaataattaaaaaaggaaatatatttacaaGAATTACAAGTTTATTTAAgcctttcttttaaaaaaatacatgtatgaACACGAACATTGTAGTATCATGGCCACATCCTACTTGTTACCATCCCTGTTGAATCACATATTTGGTCCTGTTCTCCATTGAAAAAATGACaccatgttaaaaaaattgttttaaatatgaatattttctctcataattaatatttttctgcagtatttttttttctttacttaaaAAAGCGGGTTCAAAAGATGCAGCTGATCTGATTCTCCACTTGTCTCGGATAGACATCACACTGATTACAGGTGGAAACCAAATTTGCCAAAGTTGCAACGCCTCGGTGTGACTCAGCCCGATCGAAGTGACGTCAACCAAACACGTCCTAGCTAAGGTGAAGAAGAATCACAGGAGAGTTAGTGGAGAAgcacttctctttttttctatgTTGAAGATGTTTTCcgggaaataaataaaataaagtaaaaatcttAATGCATGTTTGATTGTTTGAAAATTTGGTGTCGAATGACTTTTGAGACGTTAAAgaattaagatttttatttttataagttggATTTGTATTGTAACATATATTACAATAATTGTAATTGCAAATCAAACATACACTTAATTAtgcattctaaaaaataattataacatgTACCcagttttttttagttaaaatataatttttttctttcttatttttttaaattcgtAATTTTAgttctcctatttttttaattgaaacatttaatcttttattttttaaaaaaatttacaattttaatctcCTTACTTTCGGAATGATACATTTTGTCTTCCACTCTTTAAAAATAtaccattttaattttcattttcaatttaagATTTGACTATGTACTTtttaaattctcttttttttaataattaacttttttagcaattatttttttttaaattgttgtgtGGATAAGAAATAAACACTTGTGCGTcaacatttatataatatatagaaaaaaatttgaaattaatcacaaaaactaaaattaagaatttgtctaaaataagaataaagtatctcaattaaaaaataaaaactaaaatcacaaattttaaaaaagtgaaggataaaatgtatcatttaaaaaatgggaaaacgaaaatcacatatttaaaaaaataagagatagaaattgcattttaatatttttttttatttctcttccttttttaattatacttttaatcacattaatgattttattttctatttctcttcTTTCCACCTACATACATCCCAAAGATGGAGGGTGCAATTGTAAGTTTATTAGCACTCTTGTTTTTACCTGCATTTGTGTGTGCTAACCAAATTGCATTCTTCTCTTTACATAAtgtatttgatttgaattttcatACCACATGCAAGCATGATTACGTACGTGTCCATGATCAAATACAAATGCTGTCTGGTACTGGCAATTTGGTAAACAGccatccatttttttttgtctctaatTATTCTCTAGAATATCTGAAGATTCCTCTGTCATCGAATTCCTTGCTTGGTAACAACGTCGTCAAgttattattttgttctttttttttttatcatatttcttattttgttccAAGTATGTCATATTTTGATCCATCTTGACAAGTAGATTGTCATGTAGGAATAGGAATatcactttaaattttaaagcatTGATTAGTCTGTAGGCAatattgtcttcttcttcctccttattaatattttttattctgccTTCAATCACCAGTTATGGGAGATGGATGTAATACTAAATACCATAGTTGTTCTGCTTGAAGTTTAGTTGTATAGTTGTTCTGCTTGAAGTTTAGTTGTGTGTAATGTTTCAGCGTTGGCTTCCCCTGTAACTGCTACAATGGtactgaatatatattttttgcattgttcatttttttcttttacttaatCTTCATTgctttgaaattaataaaacaaaaagaaggacCGAAtagtttgaagtttgaactatTGCCTATTCATGTAACTTATTCACCCAATCTTATATAGTTTTTCTGGTAgagatcattttaaattgaaggATATAAATTAAGAGGAAATACTTGTATGTGATGTGTGGCAATTTGGAAGATCATGCGTAGAGAGTTTAATGGCAGGTTTTGCAAATTGACCTGTAGTCATAATTACACTGGGCCCTCTCGGAGTTTTGTGCCTTTTTGTTGTCGCTGTGTTTGGTTCTGCATGTTAGCCTCACACAGATATTTAGTAGTTGTTGTTCTGCATATAAGCCTCACACGTATACTAAACGAGTGAACCTCAAAATCATGGCCTTACACCTATTGAGTGAAATTAATGAACAGTGCATGTGAGTATGTGACTGTGACACAACCCCCGGTTTTCATATTGCAATGTGCTACTGTGGTGATTAACCTTGCTACACTGTCGTCCTTGTTTGTTTCCTTATGTATATTGATACCATAAATTATTACtagtatatcattttatattgtcCATACCATTACGTGTTTATAGTCTCTTTATGACatgtaattgaattttttaattataaaaaataataaaacttaattacgTACTATAAAGAGATGCTCTTGACTAGAATTGTGATCTCCTAGTTTCCTAACCATATACTAATATTTGCTTGTATTGATAGCCCCTCCGTTCCCAAGAGTATAAAACTGCATCGAATAATACAAGCCACTAGGCATGGTAAATTAAATTGTGCCTGCACCTCGGGATATTTCATGTGGGGTTCATCATATTTGTTGAGGAAAAGAAACTCCCGAAATTGAATTATGCATTTATATATCCTTTTTCATTTCTAGATTTCCTGAAGGCTTAGGTGTAGGCACCTAGCTAGTAGCTACAATATCAGCACTTCTCTCTATTGATAAACAATTGGCTGTAATGCCGCAGTAGAGGACGATCACAACATTTCGTGCtggttactttttgttttatggtCATGATTTCACTCTCTCTAATCTCTCCATTCATTTTGTAGTTGTCattatctttagatttttcactACCTGGTTTAAAATTGAGGGATTGTAGTTCTGTTGGTACATATTACACATTCAGCAAAACAACTGAAACTCAACTGAACTTGTTTATACTTTGACACAGGGTCTAGCAAAGGAAACAACAATGGGAGGTAGAGGTCGTGTGGCCAAAGTGGAAGTTCAAGGGAAGAAGCCTCTCTCAAGGGTTCCAAACACAAAGCCACCATTCACTGTTGGCCAACTCAAGAAAGCAATTCCACCACACTGCTTTCAGCGCTCCCTCCTCACTTCATTCTCCTATGTTGTTTATGACCTTTCATTTGCCTTCATTTTCTACATTGCCACCACCTACTTCCACCTCCTTCCTCAACCCTTTTCCCTCATTGCATGGCCAATCTATTGGGTTCTCCAAGGTTGCCTTCTCACTGGTGTGTGGGTGATTGCTCACGAGTGTGGTCACCATGCCTTCAGCAAGTACCAATGGGTTGATGATGTTGTGGGTTTGACCCTTCACTCAACACTTTTAGTCCCTTATTTCTCATGGAAAATAAGCCATCGCCGCCATCACTCCAACACAGGTTCCCTTGACCGTGATGAAGTGTTTGTCCCAAAACCAAAATCCAAAGTTGCATGGTTTTCCAAGTACTTAAACAACCCTCTAGGAAGGGCTGTTTCTCTTCTCGTCACACTCACAATAGGGTGGCCTATGTATTTAGCCTTCAATGTCTCTGGTAGACCCTATGATAGTTTTGCAAGCCACTACCACCCTTATGCTCCCATATATTCTAACCGTGAGAGGCTTCTGATCTATGTCTCTGATGTTGCTTTGTTTTCTGTGACTTACTCTCTCTACCGTGTTGCAACCCTGAAAGGGTTGGTTTGGCTGCTATGTGTTTATGGGGTGCCTTTGCTCATTGTGAACGGTTTTCTTGTGACTATCACATATTTGCAGCACACACACTTTGCCTTGCCTCATTACGATTCATCAGAATGGGACTGGCTGAAGGGAGCTTTGG includes these proteins:
- the LOC100777927 gene encoding uncharacterized protein At2g27730, mitochondrial, with product MAMRSWVSRGSVTRLMDSANRGAFSRFFSDKGRVLSEEEQAKENVYIQKWERERLEKQKQQAEKTKADKGKDAAADKKPEGSQKG
- the FAD2-1A gene encoding omega-6 fatty acid desaturase, endoplasmic reticulum isozyme 1; this translates as MGLAKETTMGGRGRVAKVEVQGKKPLSRVPNTKPPFTVGQLKKAIPPHCFQRSLLTSFSYVVYDLSFAFIFYIATTYFHLLPQPFSLIAWPIYWVLQGCLLTGVWVIAHECGHHAFSKYQWVDDVVGLTLHSTLLVPYFSWKISHRRHHSNTGSLDRDEVFVPKPKSKVAWFSKYLNNPLGRAVSLLVTLTIGWPMYLAFNVSGRPYDSFASHYHPYAPIYSNRERLLIYVSDVALFSVTYSLYRVATLKGLVWLLCVYGVPLLIVNGFLVTITYLQHTHFALPHYDSSEWDWLKGALATMDRDYGILNKVFHHITDTHVAHHLFSTMPHYHAMEATNAIKPILGEYYQFDDTPFYKALWREARECLYVEPDEGTSEKGVYWYRNKY
- the FAD2-1A gene encoding omega-6 fatty acid desaturase, endoplasmic reticulum isozyme 1, which encodes MGLAKETTMGGRGRVAKVEVQGKKPLSRVPNTKPPFTVGQLKKAIPPHCFQRSLLTSFSYVVYDLSFAFIFYIATTYFHLLPQPFSLIAWPIYWVLQGCLLTGVWVIAHECGHHAFSKYQWVDDVVGLTLHSTLLVPYFSWKISHRRHHSNTGSLDRDEVFVPKPKSKVAWFSKYLNNPLGRAVSLLVTLTIGWPMYLAFNVSGRPYDSFASHYHPYAPIYSNRERLLIYVSDVALFSVTYSLYRVATLKGLVWLLCVYGVPLLIVNGFLVTITYLQHTHFALPHYDSSEWDWLKGALATMDRDYGILNKVFHHITDTHVAHHLFSTMPHYHAMEATNAIKPILGEYYQFDDTPFYKALWREARECLYVEPDEGTSEKGVYWYRNKY
- the FAD2-1A gene encoding omega-6 fatty acid desaturase, endoplasmic reticulum isozyme 1 isoform X1, with the translated sequence MGGRGRVAKVEVQGKKPLSRVPNTKPPFTVGQLKKAIPPHCFQRSLLTSFSYVVYDLSFAFIFYIATTYFHLLPQPFSLIAWPIYWVLQGCLLTGVWVIAHECGHHAFSKYQWVDDVVGLTLHSTLLVPYFSWKISHRRHHSNTGSLDRDEVFVPKPKSKVAWFSKYLNNPLGRAVSLLVTLTIGWPMYLAFNVSGRPYDSFASHYHPYAPIYSNRERLLIYVSDVALFSVTYSLYRVATLKGLVWLLCVYGVPLLIVNGFLVTITYLQHTHFALPHYDSSEWDWLKGALATMDRDYGILNKVFHHITDTHVAHHLFSTMPHYHAMEATNAIKPILGEYYQFDDTPFYKALWREARECLYVEPDEGTSEKGVYWYRNKY